The following proteins come from a genomic window of Maylandia zebra isolate NMK-2024a linkage group LG22, Mzebra_GT3a, whole genome shotgun sequence:
- the LOC101467985 gene encoding ictacalcin — translation MSSSIQQAMALLIGTFHKYSGKEGDKLTLSKGELKELLQNELGDIFGKSTDKAEVDKIFKGLDANADGTVDFQEYVTLVACLTMLCNEFFAKK, via the exons ATGTCTTCTAGCATCCAGCAGGCTATGGCACTGCTCATTGGCACCTTTCATAAATACTCTGGCAAGGAGGGAGACAAACTCACCCTAAGCAAGGGAGAGCTGAAGGAACTTCTTCAAAATGAGCTTGGAGACATATTTGGC AAATCCACTGACAAGGCAGAAGTGGACAAGATCTTCAAGGGTCTGGACGCAAACGCGGACGGCACTGTGGATTTTCAAGAGTATGTCACGCTGGTCGCCTGCCTCACTATGCTCTGCAACGAGTTCTTCGCCAAAAAATAA
- the LOC106676726 gene encoding tripartite motif-containing protein 46-like — protein MATAEGDKEAGCAKLKKLWHQRVWKPKGVTRKESTKPVPHHSSIRLQLKVLTCPEHDQEKLQFYCRSCQRLLCPLCKLRRIHTGHKILPVAQAYQALKEKITKEMNYILSNQDTVLAQITQLESSITQTEVNSVSAREQLAQSIRDLTAALAERHTSLTQAGGGTAEMRRGTGCSSGGETWLVGTRWAHEYRRRGVVPGGASRGGIRGGLAAARWGWQRLDEVSGSSAVIDRLEMDSVYVLRVRGCNKAGYGEYSEEVYLHTPPAPGEGTHRAS, from the exons ATGGCAACAGCAGAAGGAGATAAGGAAGCAG GGTGCGCTAAGCTGAAGAAACTTTGGCATCAGAGAGTTTGGAAACCGAAGGGAGTTACAAGGAAAGAGAGCACAAAACCTGTACCGCATCATTCCTCAATTAGGTTGCAGTTAAAG GTGCTGACTTGTCCAGAACACGACCAGGAGAAGCTGCAGTTCTATTGTCGGTCATGTCAGCGGCTGCTCTGCCCCCTCTGCAAACTGCGCCGCATTCACACCGGACATAAAATCCTCCCAGTGGCCCAGGCGTACCAAGCGCTGAAG GAGAAGATTACAAAGGAGATGAACTACATTCTGTCCAACCAGGACACAGTTTTGGCTCAGATTACCCAGCTGGAGAGTTCCATCACACAGACTGAG GTAAACAGTGTATCGGCCAGAGAGCAGCTGGCTCAGAGCATCAGGGATTTGACGGCCGCTCTCGCCGAGCGTCACACTTCGCTCACCCAGGCTGGAGGGGGCACGGCAGAAATGAGGCGAGGCACTGGCTGCTCAAGTGGCGGAGAGACGTGGCTTGTTGGAACACGCTGGGCTCATG AGTATCGCCGTCGTGGTGTAGTACCAGGAGGAGCGTCCAGAGGTGGGATCAGAGGAGGACTGGCTGCTGCACGCTGGGGCTGGCAGCGATTGGACGAAGTGAGTGGAAGCAGCGCTGTGATTGACAGGTTGGAAATGGACAGCGTGTACGTGCTGCGGGTGAGAGGCTGCAACAAGGCGGGCTACGGAGAGTACAGTGAGGAGGTGTACCTGCACACCCCGCCTGCACCAGGTGAGGGTACACACCGAGCTTCTTAG